From a single Candidatus Chlorobium masyuteum genomic region:
- a CDS encoding energy transducer TonB, with protein MKTAQKRVPAEKKFFFWLAAAAAMHLLLFIFALYLQMLDADRHAKPSRLVSVTLVSLSGPGGPAGFSEAPGEGSSLPAAQTVSEPPAPVEPKASQPAALLPPTPVQQKAKTISDVVAKPASKQDEINKAFERLKQVVAKSSPAPPKPSPAGSMGNLNKALAQLQQRVNAEGNPGGRGGSGSGGSGRGGGPYKAYIASIIQRNWEFSGKMLRSSYGMEVYVRIHILADGTINQIVIDRRAPSEYLNNSVKRALEKSSPLPVIPKEELARERERELWVGFVFTPEGIEK; from the coding sequence ATGAAAACAGCTCAGAAGAGAGTTCCTGCTGAAAAAAAGTTTTTTTTCTGGCTTGCCGCTGCAGCAGCCATGCATCTCCTGCTCTTTATATTCGCGTTGTATCTCCAGATGCTGGATGCAGATCGGCATGCCAAACCATCCAGGCTGGTAAGCGTCACGCTTGTATCGCTCTCCGGTCCCGGAGGCCCTGCCGGTTTTTCAGAAGCACCGGGCGAAGGATCCTCACTTCCGGCAGCTCAAACCGTGTCAGAACCGCCAGCTCCGGTCGAACCAAAAGCCTCGCAGCCGGCCGCACTGCTTCCGCCAACCCCGGTACAACAAAAAGCAAAGACTATTTCCGATGTTGTAGCCAAGCCGGCCAGCAAGCAGGATGAGATCAACAAGGCCTTTGAGCGCCTCAAACAGGTCGTTGCAAAGAGTTCGCCCGCGCCGCCCAAACCATCTCCGGCAGGGAGTATGGGTAATCTGAACAAAGCGCTTGCGCAGCTTCAGCAGAGAGTGAATGCTGAAGGAAATCCGGGAGGACGGGGCGGCTCCGGGTCCGGCGGCAGTGGCAGGGGGGGCGGTCCCTACAAGGCATATATCGCCTCCATTATTCAGCGAAACTGGGAATTTTCGGGCAAGATGCTCAGAAGCAGTTACGGTATGGAGGTCTATGTTCGTATACACATCCTTGCAGATGGAACGATCAATCAGATTGTTATCGACAGGAGGGCTCCGAGTGAGTACCTGAACAACTCGGTGAAACGGGCACTTGAGAAATCCTCCCCGCTGCCCGTTATTCCGAAAGAGGAACTTGCGCGTGAGCGTGAGCGTGAGCTTTGGGTCGGTTTTGTATTTACTCCTGAAGGTATTGAGAAGTAG
- the tolR gene encoding protein TolR, with protein sequence MMTSGKGRLMSDINVTPFVDVMLVLLIIFMVTAPMMTHGVKVETPQTTHEKMDVSEKALVISIDGSRRVYINEYQLNASEVRQKLPTILDVKRTGEVYLKADKSLPYGLVMDVMAQIRDAGIEKIGMVTEPAAVIGKEGR encoded by the coding sequence ATGATGACTTCCGGAAAAGGTCGTTTGATGAGCGACATCAATGTAACGCCATTTGTTGATGTCATGCTTGTGCTCCTTATCATTTTTATGGTAACCGCACCCATGATGACGCATGGTGTCAAGGTTGAGACCCCGCAAACAACTCACGAGAAGATGGACGTTTCGGAGAAAGCGCTGGTGATCAGCATTGACGGTTCAAGGCGGGTCTATATCAATGAATATCAGTTGAACGCCAGTGAAGTTCGCCAGAAACTGCCGACGATCCTCGATGTCAAGCGGACAGGGGAGGTCTACCTGAAAGCCGATAAATCGCTCCCGTACGGATTGGTAATGGATGTTATGGCCCAGATCAGGGATGCCGGAATTGAAAAGATCGGAATGGTGACGGAACCGGCGGCTGTTATCGGCAAAGAGGGGAGATAA
- the tolQ gene encoding protein TolQ, which translates to MLDSKLGIFGLVSDAGPVVLFVLFVLLSFSVVSWAIIAYKFGYVRKSLGESKVFLDFFFDVYNVDKAFTESEQYRHGSLPRVFRAGYIEYRALGDKSDIRQARARIARAIKREANLEGKRLSSLISFLATVGNTAPFIGLFGTVWGIMTSFQNIGQSQSASLAIVAPGISEALIATAAGLAAAIPAVIGYNYFSQQIGSIEHDLEEFSPEFAAAFLIEPSSQQGI; encoded by the coding sequence ATGCTTGATTCTAAACTCGGGATTTTCGGACTGGTTTCGGATGCCGGACCTGTCGTCTTGTTTGTTCTTTTTGTACTCCTCTCTTTCTCTGTGGTATCCTGGGCAATCATTGCCTACAAGTTCGGTTATGTCCGTAAATCACTCGGCGAGTCGAAAGTGTTCCTTGACTTTTTTTTCGATGTCTATAATGTCGACAAGGCTTTTACAGAGAGTGAACAGTACCGGCATGGCTCCCTGCCCAGGGTGTTTCGTGCAGGCTATATTGAGTATCGGGCACTTGGAGATAAAAGCGATATCCGGCAGGCGCGAGCCCGGATTGCAAGAGCAATCAAACGTGAGGCAAATCTGGAGGGCAAAAGACTTTCGTCACTGATCTCTTTTCTTGCAACTGTCGGCAATACCGCACCCTTTATCGGGCTTTTCGGCACCGTTTGGGGTATTATGACCTCTTTTCAGAATATAGGCCAGTCTCAGTCGGCCTCTCTTGCCATTGTTGCTCCGGGTATTTCTGAAGCCCTGATCGCAACTGCCGCCGGTCTTGCCGCGGCAATTCCGGCGGTTATCGGCTATAACTATTTTTCGCAGCAGATCGGTAGTATCGAACATGACCTCGAGGAGTTTTCTCCGGAATTTGCCGCTGCATTCCTTATTGAACCCTCTTCTCAGCAAGGGATATGA
- a CDS encoding DUF92 domain-containing protein: protein MLNLQSPLSQDIPVFFLTLCLVLLFVLLAELLTRKFGISPLVVRKVIHLSMGVVLFFIPTYFQSNFYPVLAAFLLLLLNALNMRFCWFRALLAGSDSRELQPTATAQSYGSLLFPFVFLFLALFLWESHKWILQISVLVMGVGDSLAALVGSSVGKKHIEHLTKNPKTVEGSLTMFFSSLLLLGTTMMLFRHEFSGGLAGTSTISLFALVLLLALVATAVEALLSYGLDNFFIPVSIAYILYVLEMNHTILLENFLLGGFFAFLLALFSIKVKFLNNSGATATFLLGTTIFGIGGMAWTVPLLTFYLLSSVLSKLGKKRKAKFDLVFEKGSQRDAGQVYANGGIAWIMMVVFSLTNDPAIFFAYLGTLAAVQADTWATEIGTMWPNPKARLITTFREVPVGTSGGVSVPGTSGAFLGSLFICASAMIVDVQWLADFGVLQSFLLIGFSGLLASLVDSFFGATVQAQYFDPIREKVTERTHSLAPDGLMVENRLLKGVPFVNNDLVNTLCALSGSALAYMVIENMNLF from the coding sequence ATGCTGAACCTTCAGTCGCCGTTGTCTCAGGACATCCCGGTCTTTTTTCTGACTCTTTGTCTTGTGCTGCTTTTTGTTCTTCTTGCGGAACTGCTTACAAGAAAATTCGGAATCTCTCCTCTGGTGGTCAGAAAAGTCATTCACCTCTCTATGGGTGTTGTGCTGTTTTTTATACCAACCTATTTTCAGTCAAACTTTTATCCCGTGCTTGCAGCTTTTTTGCTGCTGCTGCTTAATGCACTGAACATGCGATTTTGCTGGTTCCGGGCCTTGCTTGCCGGCAGTGATAGCCGTGAGCTTCAGCCAACCGCGACCGCTCAAAGTTACGGCTCGCTACTTTTCCCTTTTGTTTTTCTTTTTCTTGCTCTTTTTCTCTGGGAATCACATAAATGGATACTCCAGATCTCCGTGCTGGTCATGGGGGTGGGCGACTCGCTAGCAGCTCTTGTAGGGAGTTCCGTCGGCAAAAAACATATCGAGCATCTGACCAAAAACCCTAAAACTGTCGAGGGGTCGCTCACGATGTTTTTCAGCAGCCTGCTCTTGCTCGGAACAACCATGATGCTTTTCCGTCATGAATTCAGCGGAGGCCTTGCGGGCACTTCAACCATCTCTCTGTTTGCTCTTGTGCTGCTTCTTGCGCTTGTTGCCACGGCGGTTGAAGCGCTGCTCTCCTATGGTCTGGATAACTTTTTTATACCGGTTTCCATTGCCTATATCCTCTATGTGCTTGAGATGAATCATACTATTCTTCTTGAGAATTTTCTTCTCGGAGGATTTTTTGCCTTTCTCCTTGCGTTATTCTCGATCAAGGTTAAATTCCTCAATAACAGCGGAGCGACGGCCACATTTCTTCTGGGAACAACGATATTCGGCATAGGCGGGATGGCCTGGACCGTTCCTCTCCTGACCTTTTATCTTCTCTCATCGGTATTGTCCAAGCTTGGCAAGAAACGGAAGGCGAAATTTGATCTGGTCTTTGAAAAAGGTTCACAGCGTGATGCCGGTCAGGTGTACGCCAACGGGGGAATTGCCTGGATTATGATGGTGGTTTTTTCCCTGACCAACGATCCGGCAATCTTTTTTGCCTACCTTGGTACGCTTGCGGCCGTGCAGGCCGATACCTGGGCAACTGAGATAGGTACCATGTGGCCAAACCCGAAAGCGAGACTGATCACGACCTTCAGGGAGGTTCCCGTAGGCACTTCCGGCGGTGTTTCTGTTCCCGGTACATCAGGGGCATTTCTCGGTTCCCTTTTTATCTGTGCAAGTGCCATGATCGTCGATGTGCAGTGGCTGGCCGATTTTGGCGTTCTCCAGTCCTTTCTTCTCATCGGCTTTTCCGGACTTCTGGCAAGTCTTGTTGACAGCTTTTTCGGCGCAACAGTGCAGGCCCAGTATTTTGATCCGATTCGCGAAAAGGTTACAGAACGGACCCACAGCCTCGCTCCTGACGGGTTGATGGTTGAAAACCGGCTGCTCAAGGGCGTCCCTTTTGTCAATAATGATCTGGTCAACACACTCTGTGCTCTTTCCGGTTCAGCGCTGGCCTACATGGTGATTGAGAATATGAATTTGTTTTAA
- the ilvD gene encoding dihydroxy-acid dehydratase — protein sequence MRSDTIKSGFEKAPHRSLLKATGSIQSNSDFKKPFIGICNSFNELIPGHAHLQELGRIAKDEVRKAGGVPFEFNTIGVCDGIAMGHIGMRYSLASRELIADCVETVAEAHRLDGLVCIPNCDKITPGMMMAALRINIPVIFVSGGPMKAGHTPSGKTVDLISVFEAVGQFSSGKISEGELETIEESACPGCGSCSGMFTANSMNCLSEALGFALPGNGTILAVDPRRNELVKEASRRIIDLVNRNVRPRDILTRSALLNAFALDFAMGGSTNTILHTLAIANEAELDFDFSELNTLSAKTPYICKVSPATMEVHIEDVDRAGGVSAILHELSRIDGLLDLSALTVTGKTLGENIAHSEVKDRKVIRSVQDPYSATGGLAVLYGNLAPQGAVVKTGAVSPAMLKHTGPAKVYDSQDDAIKGIMGDDIKPGDVVVIRYEGPKGGPGMPEMLSPTSAIMGRGLGESVALITDGRFSGGSRGACIGHVSPEAAEKGPIAALKNGDLITINIPERTISMELTDDVIKERLAKLKPFEPKIKKGYLARYSQMVTSANTGAILKNPGSCEPCESK from the coding sequence ATGAGATCTGATACGATAAAGAGCGGATTTGAAAAAGCACCGCACCGCAGCCTTTTGAAAGCCACTGGCTCAATACAGTCAAACAGTGACTTTAAAAAACCATTCATAGGAATCTGTAACTCCTTTAATGAACTGATTCCCGGTCATGCACACCTTCAGGAGCTGGGCAGAATTGCAAAGGATGAGGTACGAAAAGCCGGCGGCGTCCCTTTTGAGTTCAATACCATCGGCGTTTGCGATGGCATTGCCATGGGCCATATCGGTATGCGCTACTCTCTTGCAAGCCGTGAACTCATCGCCGACTGTGTAGAAACTGTTGCCGAAGCTCACCGTCTGGACGGGCTTGTCTGCATTCCGAACTGTGACAAGATCACCCCCGGCATGATGATGGCCGCTCTGCGCATCAACATTCCCGTGATCTTTGTTTCCGGCGGACCAATGAAAGCCGGCCATACTCCTTCAGGAAAAACTGTTGACCTGATTTCGGTTTTTGAAGCTGTCGGCCAGTTCAGCAGCGGCAAAATCAGTGAAGGTGAACTGGAGACCATAGAGGAGAGCGCGTGCCCCGGATGCGGCTCCTGTTCCGGAATGTTCACGGCAAACTCAATGAACTGCCTGAGCGAAGCGCTCGGTTTTGCCCTGCCCGGTAACGGCACCATACTTGCTGTTGATCCACGGCGCAATGAACTGGTTAAAGAGGCATCGCGCCGTATTATTGATCTGGTAAACCGGAATGTCAGACCAAGGGATATTCTTACAAGAAGTGCGCTTTTAAACGCATTTGCCCTTGATTTTGCAATGGGAGGGAGCACCAACACCATTCTGCACACCCTTGCGATTGCCAATGAAGCTGAACTTGATTTCGACTTTTCGGAGCTGAACACCCTTTCGGCAAAAACGCCCTATATCTGCAAAGTCAGCCCGGCTACCATGGAGGTCCATATCGAGGATGTCGACCGGGCCGGTGGTGTATCGGCAATTCTGCATGAGCTGAGCCGGATTGATGGGCTTCTTGACCTCTCGGCGTTGACGGTAACAGGAAAAACTCTGGGAGAAAATATTGCTCACTCGGAAGTAAAGGATAGAAAAGTAATAAGAAGTGTTCAGGATCCCTACTCCGCAACCGGCGGTCTGGCAGTACTATACGGCAATCTTGCCCCGCAGGGTGCTGTGGTGAAAACCGGAGCGGTGAGCCCGGCCATGCTGAAACATACCGGTCCGGCAAAGGTCTATGACTCTCAGGATGATGCGATCAAAGGTATTATGGGAGACGATATCAAACCGGGCGATGTCGTTGTTATCCGCTATGAGGGGCCAAAAGGAGGCCCTGGAATGCCGGAGATGCTCTCCCCTACCAGCGCCATCATGGGACGCGGACTCGGAGAGTCGGTGGCACTCATTACCGATGGGCGATTCTCCGGTGGATCACGGGGAGCCTGCATCGGTCACGTATCGCCTGAAGCGGCTGAAAAAGGGCCTATTGCCGCCCTGAAAAACGGTGACCTGATCACCATCAATATTCCCGAAAGAACTATCTCGATGGAGCTGACCGATGACGTCATCAAAGAACGGCTTGCAAAACTCAAGCCGTTTGAACCGAAAATAAAAAAAGGGTATCTGGCACGGTACTCCCAGATGGTCACATCAGCCAATACCGGCGCCATACTGAAAAACCCGGGATCCTGTGAACCTTGTGAATCAAAATAA
- the ilvB gene encoding biosynthetic-type acetolactate synthase large subunit produces the protein MHSSDQTLNGSEIFFECLRREHVEYIFGYPGGSLLKVYETLHDVKDIEHILVRHEQGATHMAEGYARATGKPGVVLVTSGPGATNTVTGIANAYMDSSPMVVFTGQVPSSLIGNDAFQEADIVGITRSITKHNFLVKDVRELALTIRKAFFLATTGRPGPVLIDMPKDVLNASCPFHWPETVDIRGFKPTLICHLNQVEKAAQKIAQAKRPLLYIGGGVISAEASEELRAFAIEQNIPVTMTLQGLGAFPASHPLSMGMLGMHGTYWANQAVNNCDLLIAVGARFDDRVTGKIETFAPQAYKIHNDIDPTNVDKNVKVDLPIVGDARHFLASLREVMPEKSASREPWLEQINSWRESCPLSYSYDEKTLRTEFVIEEVSKQTAGNAVVVTDVGQHQMWTSQYFKFINPRSIITSGGLGTMGYGLPAAIGAAFGIKDRPVVLFCGDGGFMMNVQELVTAVYHKLPVKIFLINNSYLGMVRQWQELFHKEKYSFTDLGDSNPDFVKVAEAFGCKALLAETPAAAKAAVSEALAWNDGPVLVEFRVVKKDMVFPMVPAGGSISDMLLARLNPKTMV, from the coding sequence ATGCACTCTTCAGACCAAACACTTAATGGTTCAGAGATATTTTTTGAATGTCTGCGGCGCGAACACGTTGAATATATTTTCGGTTATCCCGGCGGATCGCTGCTGAAAGTCTATGAAACGCTCCATGATGTTAAAGATATAGAGCACATCCTTGTCCGCCATGAACAGGGTGCGACCCACATGGCTGAGGGTTATGCCCGTGCTACCGGCAAACCGGGTGTTGTACTTGTCACTTCCGGGCCCGGCGCAACAAACACCGTTACCGGTATTGCCAATGCCTATATGGACTCATCTCCGATGGTGGTCTTTACCGGGCAGGTCCCAAGCTCACTGATCGGCAACGATGCCTTTCAGGAGGCCGATATTGTCGGCATTACCCGTTCGATAACGAAACACAACTTCCTTGTCAAGGATGTCAGGGAGCTTGCCCTGACCATCCGCAAGGCATTTTTCCTTGCCACTACCGGCAGACCTGGTCCGGTTCTTATCGATATGCCGAAAGATGTACTGAATGCCTCATGCCCGTTTCACTGGCCTGAAACCGTTGATATCCGGGGCTTCAAGCCAACACTCATCTGTCACTTGAACCAGGTTGAGAAGGCTGCACAGAAAATCGCGCAGGCAAAACGTCCTCTGCTCTATATCGGAGGCGGAGTGATCAGCGCAGAAGCATCGGAAGAGCTTCGGGCTTTCGCTATAGAACAGAACATACCGGTCACCATGACCCTGCAGGGATTGGGCGCATTTCCGGCCAGCCATCCGCTCAGTATGGGAATGCTCGGCATGCACGGAACCTACTGGGCCAATCAGGCCGTCAATAACTGCGATCTTCTGATTGCCGTCGGTGCCCGCTTTGATGACCGGGTAACCGGTAAAATCGAAACGTTCGCGCCCCAGGCTTACAAGATTCACAATGACATTGATCCTACCAATGTCGATAAAAATGTCAAGGTTGATCTGCCGATTGTCGGCGATGCCAGACACTTTCTCGCTTCACTGCGTGAGGTTATGCCGGAAAAGTCGGCGAGCCGCGAACCCTGGCTTGAGCAGATCAACTCATGGAGGGAGAGCTGCCCGTTGAGCTACAGTTACGATGAGAAGACACTCAGAACCGAATTTGTTATTGAAGAGGTCTCAAAACAGACCGCCGGCAATGCGGTTGTTGTTACCGATGTAGGCCAGCATCAGATGTGGACATCGCAGTATTTCAAATTCATCAATCCGCGATCCATTATCACCAGCGGAGGACTCGGCACCATGGGTTACGGCCTGCCGGCAGCCATCGGTGCAGCTTTCGGCATCAAGGATCGACCGGTTGTTCTCTTCTGCGGAGACGGAGGATTCATGATGAATGTACAGGAGCTTGTCACGGCTGTTTACCATAAACTTCCGGTCAAAATTTTCCTGATCAACAACAGCTACCTCGGAATGGTGCGCCAGTGGCAGGAGCTTTTCCACAAGGAGAAATACTCATTTACCGATCTTGGCGACAGCAACCCCGACTTTGTTAAGGTTGCCGAGGCATTCGGTTGCAAAGCCCTCCTTGCCGAAACCCCTGCTGCAGCCAAAGCCGCAGTCAGTGAAGCCCTTGCATGGAATGACGGGCCGGTACTTGTTGAGTTCAGGGTTGTCAAAAAAGATATGGTCTTCCCTATGGTCCCTGCAGGCGGCTCCATTTCAGATATGCTCCTGGCAAGGTTAAATCCAAAAACAATGGTTTGA
- the ilvN gene encoding acetolactate synthase small subunit: MKHLISVLVENKFGTLNRVAAMFSARGFNLESISIGETEDSEISRMTIVTRGDDQIISQVVKQLNRLIDTIKVTDLTKQPHVERELLLMTLKLSKSVQHEIFELINVFKGKVVDIKQKSITIEVIGTPDKINTTIDIFRPYGIRELARSGAVAIQRGE, translated from the coding sequence ATGAAACATCTCATTTCTGTACTGGTTGAAAACAAGTTCGGCACCCTCAACAGGGTTGCCGCCATGTTCAGCGCACGCGGCTTCAACCTTGAAAGCATATCCATCGGAGAGACCGAGGACAGCGAAATCTCACGCATGACCATTGTGACACGGGGTGACGATCAGATCATCAGCCAGGTAGTCAAACAGCTCAACCGGTTGATTGATACGATCAAGGTTACCGATCTGACAAAGCAGCCTCATGTTGAACGGGAGCTGCTTCTGATGACCCTGAAACTCAGCAAAAGCGTGCAGCATGAGATTTTTGAGCTGATCAATGTTTTTAAGGGAAAAGTCGTGGATATAAAACAAAAATCAATTACTATTGAGGTCATCGGCACTCCCGACAAGATCAACACAACTATTGATATCTTCAGGCCGTACGGCATCAGGGAACTTGCCCGTTCCGGGGCTGTTGCGATCCAGCGGGGAGAGTGA
- the ilvC gene encoding ketol-acid reductoisomerase produces MNVYYDQDADLGYLQGKNIAILGYGSQGHAHALNLKESGLNVCVGLRSDSSSAAKAREAGLQVNTVAEAVKWADIVMVLLPDQTQKAIYDSEIAPNLVPGNTLAFAHGFNIHYKQIVPEKTVNVIMIAPKSPGHLVRRTFTQGNGVPCLIAVHQDYTGEAKQQALAWAKALGGTKAGVIETSIKNETETDLFGEQAVLCGGSAELIKAGFETLVEAGYPEELAYFECMHELKLIVDLYYEGGLSRMNYSVSDTAEYGGMTRGPRLITPAVKAEMKKILEEVQDGRFAKEFIDECNGGYKNLNKLRAENSGHSIEKVGAKLRDMMSWLIKK; encoded by the coding sequence ATGAACGTTTATTATGACCAGGATGCCGATCTCGGTTATCTGCAGGGAAAAAATATTGCAATTCTCGGTTACGGCAGCCAGGGCCATGCTCATGCCCTGAACCTCAAGGAGAGCGGTCTGAACGTCTGCGTCGGCCTTCGCAGCGACAGCTCATCGGCAGCAAAAGCACGCGAAGCCGGCCTGCAGGTCAATACCGTGGCTGAAGCGGTTAAATGGGCAGACATTGTCATGGTACTGCTTCCCGATCAGACCCAGAAAGCAATCTACGATAGTGAAATTGCTCCAAACCTCGTTCCGGGCAATACCCTTGCTTTTGCTCATGGATTCAATATTCATTACAAGCAGATTGTTCCGGAAAAGACGGTTAACGTCATCATGATTGCACCGAAAAGCCCCGGCCATCTTGTTCGCCGCACTTTTACCCAGGGTAACGGTGTTCCCTGTCTTATCGCCGTTCATCAGGACTATACCGGTGAGGCAAAACAGCAGGCACTTGCCTGGGCAAAAGCTCTTGGCGGCACCAAAGCCGGTGTTATTGAAACCTCCATCAAGAATGAAACAGAGACTGATCTTTTCGGTGAGCAGGCAGTACTCTGCGGCGGTTCGGCCGAGCTGATCAAGGCTGGATTTGAGACGCTTGTTGAAGCAGGCTACCCGGAAGAGCTCGCCTACTTCGAGTGCATGCACGAGCTGAAACTGATTGTTGATCTCTATTATGAAGGTGGCCTGTCGAGAATGAACTACTCCGTTAGCGATACGGCTGAGTACGGCGGCATGACCCGCGGACCGCGCCTTATCACCCCTGCGGTCAAGGCTGAGATGAAAAAGATTCTGGAAGAGGTACAGGACGGCCGTTTCGCCAAAGAGTTTATTGACGAGTGCAACGGTGGCTACAAGAACCTCAACAAGCTCAGAGCGGAAAACAGCGGCCATTCGATCGAGAAGGTCGGTGCCAAACTGCGCGACATGATGAGCTGGCTGATTAAAAAATAA
- the leuB gene encoding 3-isopropylmalate dehydrogenase has translation MYKIVSIPGDGIGPEVVAGAVSVLKQLSKKHGFEVVIEEHPFGGASYDLHGEMLTNATLEACKKCDAVLLGAVGGPKWEKLLHEHKPEAALLKIRKELELFANLRPAKVYDALLDASSLKAEVVQGTDFLVFRELTGGIYFGQPRGFDENRGWNTMVYERYEVERIARLAFEAARKRKGKVISIDKANVLEVSQFWRNVVHEIHKEYADVELSDMYVDNAAMQIVRNPKQFDVIVTSNLFGDILSDIAGMITGSLGMLPSASIGKTYALYEPIHGSAPDIAGRNIANPIATIASVAMMFEHSLNRPEIAREIEAAIEATLAAGLRTADISAPGEKTVSTTEMTEAIVRHLGA, from the coding sequence ATGTACAAGATCGTATCCATACCGGGTGATGGTATCGGCCCGGAAGTCGTTGCAGGAGCTGTTTCAGTCTTGAAGCAGCTCTCGAAAAAACATGGTTTTGAAGTAGTGATAGAAGAGCATCCGTTCGGCGGAGCATCCTATGACCTGCATGGCGAGATGCTTACAAATGCAACGCTTGAGGCATGCAAAAAGTGTGATGCGGTACTGCTTGGCGCAGTCGGCGGCCCTAAATGGGAAAAACTTCTGCACGAACACAAACCGGAAGCCGCTCTGCTTAAAATCCGCAAGGAGCTTGAGCTGTTTGCAAACCTCAGACCGGCAAAAGTCTACGATGCACTGCTTGACGCATCATCGCTCAAGGCTGAAGTGGTTCAGGGGACAGATTTTCTTGTCTTCAGAGAGCTTACCGGCGGCATCTATTTCGGTCAGCCTCGCGGATTCGATGAGAACCGGGGCTGGAACACCATGGTCTACGAGCGCTATGAAGTGGAGCGTATTGCCCGGCTCGCCTTTGAAGCTGCCCGGAAACGCAAGGGAAAAGTGATCTCCATCGACAAGGCCAACGTACTTGAAGTTTCCCAGTTCTGGAGAAATGTGGTGCATGAAATCCACAAGGAGTACGCTGACGTTGAATTGAGCGATATGTATGTCGATAATGCAGCCATGCAGATTGTTCGTAACCCGAAACAGTTTGATGTTATTGTCACCAGCAACCTCTTCGGCGACATTCTGAGCGACATCGCGGGCATGATTACCGGAAGCCTCGGCATGCTCCCTTCGGCAAGCATCGGCAAAACCTATGCCCTCTATGAGCCGATTCACGGCAGCGCTCCCGATATTGCAGGTCGTAACATTGCGAACCCGATTGCCACCATTGCTTCCGTTGCCATGATGTTTGAACACAGCCTTAACCGACCGGAAATTGCCCGCGAGATTGAAGCGGCTATTGAGGCAACGCTTGCAGCGGGACTGCGGACGGCTGATATTTCGGCTCCCGGAGAGAAAACAGTCTCGACAACAGAGATGACAGAGGCAATTGTCCGCCATCTTGGCGCCTGA